One segment of Methanolinea mesophila DNA contains the following:
- a CDS encoding HdeD family acid-resistance protein: MARLDDFLAPLHQGVWEVVVPKESVTEPLDPGWGKSSVNVPSPGTLASFRKGQYHVHETADEWRVHLDRYDPKEHPLLHLVDDAPLLLMIGGTVVALATDTRKGKIRDTESILEEQKRSWQLQVLIGVALLLFGAYIITNPLSFYRDLIRLAVPLLIIVLGVMLVTRGATFRPPALISTYYLVLGVLVVLIGIVSFYLPIVVWSTVILGIVTLWGFGSAYMALRRVAHGRAAVPDGFYKWLVIGVLSFLLGVFILVLPDHTVAVIMMLVGAIALLLGITLIVNGARLRQWMHHPRQA, translated from the coding sequence ATGGCAAGACTCGATGATTTCCTGGCCCCCCTTCACCAGGGGGTATGGGAGGTGGTGGTGCCGAAGGAATCGGTGACCGAACCCCTCGACCCCGGCTGGGGAAAGTCCTCGGTCAATGTCCCGTCTCCGGGCACCCTCGCGAGTTTCCGGAAGGGGCAGTACCACGTCCACGAGACCGCCGACGAATGGCGGGTCCATCTCGACCGGTACGATCCCAAGGAGCACCCTCTGCTGCACCTGGTGGACGACGCCCCCCTGCTCCTGATGATCGGGGGCACCGTGGTGGCGCTTGCCACGGACACCCGGAAAGGGAAGATCAGGGACACCGAGAGCATCCTCGAGGAGCAGAAGCGGTCCTGGCAGTTACAGGTGCTGATCGGGGTGGCCCTCCTCCTCTTCGGGGCCTACATCATCACCAACCCGCTCTCGTTCTACAGGGACCTGATCCGTCTCGCGGTCCCCCTCCTGATCATCGTCCTCGGGGTCATGCTGGTGACCCGGGGAGCAACATTCCGGCCGCCGGCTCTGATCTCCACCTACTACCTGGTCCTGGGGGTCCTCGTGGTACTCATCGGGATAGTATCGTTTTATCTCCCGATCGTGGTATGGAGCACGGTCATCCTGGGGATCGTGACCCTCTGGGGCTTTGGAAGTGCCTACATGGCACTCCGGAGGGTTGCCCACGGGAGGGCGGCAGTTCCGGACGGGTTCTATAAATGGCTGGTCATCGGGGTGCTCTCGTTCCTGCTCGGGGTCTTCATCCTCGTCCTTCCCGACCATACCGTGGCAGTGATCATGATGCTCGTCGGGGCGATCGCCCTGCTGCTCGGTATCACCCTCATCGTGAACGGGGCCCGGCTCAGGCAGTGGATGCATCACCCCCGGCAGGCCTGA
- a CDS encoding ABC transporter ATP-binding protein: protein MLEVRDLNVWYDNLQVLWDVSLHIEQGEIVTLLGANGAGKSTLVQSIFGLTRNVKGSILFEGKEIAGLHPYEVVKRGIALVPERRELFPKMTVLENLELGTFAREKHGESNYEEIFSLFPVLDDRRHQLAGTLSGGEQQMLAIGRALMAKPKMLVLDEPSLGLSPLFVGNVLNTVKTLNTTRGLTILLVEQNVQHALELSNRGYIMENGRITAEGGGHALLQDDQVRAAYLGV, encoded by the coding sequence ATGCTCGAGGTCCGGGACTTAAACGTCTGGTACGATAACCTGCAGGTGCTGTGGGACGTCTCCCTGCACATCGAACAGGGAGAGATCGTCACCCTGCTCGGGGCGAACGGAGCGGGAAAATCCACCCTGGTGCAGTCCATCTTCGGCCTGACCAGGAACGTGAAAGGCAGCATCCTTTTCGAGGGAAAGGAGATCGCCGGGCTCCACCCCTACGAGGTGGTGAAGCGGGGCATCGCCCTCGTCCCCGAGCGGCGCGAGCTCTTCCCCAAGATGACCGTGCTCGAGAACCTCGAACTCGGGACGTTTGCCCGGGAGAAGCATGGCGAATCGAACTACGAGGAGATCTTCAGCCTTTTCCCCGTGCTCGATGACCGCAGGCACCAGCTCGCCGGGACCCTCTCCGGGGGGGAGCAGCAGATGCTCGCCATCGGGAGGGCCCTGATGGCGAAACCGAAGATGCTCGTGCTCGACGAGCCCTCGCTCGGCCTCTCCCCGCTCTTCGTGGGAAACGTGCTCAACACGGTAAAGACCCTCAACACCACCCGGGGCCTCACCATCCTCCTTGTGGAGCAGAACGTGCAGCACGCGCTCGAGCTCTCCAACCGGGGCTACATCATGGAGAACGGGCGTATCACGGCCGAGGGCGGGGGCCATGCCCTCCTCCAGGACGACCAGGTCCGGGCCGCATACCTGGGAGTCTAA
- a CDS encoding ABC transporter ATP-binding protein encodes MLEVQGVTKKFGGLVAVNHVDLSVEEGEILGLVGPNGAGKTTLLNLISGIYRPDTGSISYRGEEISRLSLNRICKKGIAKTFQHANSFPGLTAREGVMISALFGNGRKISMARAREEAEEYLAQVGFPGDKIDQTVSGLNVIELRRAQLARALASHPKVLLLDELLTGLNPSEMGEAIALIRSLRDQGITIVMIEHVMKVILGVSDRIVVLNNGTKIADGVPEEVLSDPVVIDSYLGEHFAA; translated from the coding sequence ATGCTTGAAGTACAGGGAGTGACGAAGAAGTTCGGCGGGCTCGTGGCGGTCAATCACGTGGACCTGTCGGTGGAGGAAGGGGAGATCCTGGGCCTGGTCGGGCCGAACGGTGCGGGGAAGACCACCCTGCTCAACCTGATCTCCGGGATCTACCGGCCGGACACGGGCTCCATCTCCTACCGGGGGGAGGAGATCTCCCGGCTCTCCCTGAACCGTATCTGCAAGAAAGGGATCGCAAAGACCTTCCAGCACGCCAACTCGTTCCCCGGCCTCACCGCCCGGGAAGGGGTTATGATCAGCGCCCTCTTCGGCAACGGGAGGAAGATCTCCATGGCCCGGGCCCGGGAGGAAGCGGAGGAGTACCTCGCCCAGGTGGGCTTCCCGGGAGACAAGATCGACCAGACCGTCTCCGGGCTGAACGTGATCGAGCTCCGGAGAGCCCAGCTGGCCCGGGCGCTCGCGTCACACCCGAAAGTCCTGCTCCTGGACGAACTGCTCACTGGGTTGAATCCCTCTGAAATGGGCGAGGCCATCGCCCTCATAAGGAGCCTTCGGGACCAGGGGATCACCATCGTGATGATCGAGCACGTCATGAAGGTGATCCTCGGGGTGTCTGACCGGATCGTGGTCCTGAACAACGGGACAAAGATCGCCGACGGAGTCCCCGAAGAGGTCCTCTCCGACCCGGTGGTCATCGACTCCTACCTCGGGGAACATTTCGCCGCGTAG
- a CDS encoding CHASE4 domain-containing protein, translated as MDLRTKTLVIIGIYLLLVIASFVVYSATTWERSFSSIESGEVQDDLHRVVFAVDHERSDLDSSLADWSMWDDTYYFSLGSNPGYAESNLMPATYQTLDLDMVLIYDPAGDLVYAREYNPSTGGLEDVPAGLVEGLDRDASLFSFSPADDTAAVSGLYSFGNRTVILAARPILQSNGEGPAEGTLVMIRSFDQDFMGYLSESTGVQVALYAPWDMAGSGALAAVGDRLATDPSPQVVPGNSTSISAYMPLEGLVPGETSYILAITEPRVIYQSGLSTIWSFMVILLFSGLFFGLLGILVVDHTVLRRLNTLLSGVREVKEKGGAARVPALPGDDELSHLSGEINGMLDTISAIHERYRSIVEDQTEYICRFTTDGAVTFTNPAFSRAFSGLSPAGKFSSIYDLPPDIFSREEFHTVIGGLSPGKPMASGKNEFTLSGARTWVAWTIRGIFDDEGVFREYQFVGRDVTAEEDALVEIRNYRDHLEDLVRERTESLMAAQQELQKVERMESIGLLAGGIAHDFNNLLFTILGNIEIMEDRLEPDSPLRPQIARLRGEVLRARSLTSQLLTFSRGGAPIKKLADITGVVRETAEFVCRGSKVKCDFTAGDNVAAVSADTDQISQVVTNLVLNAIQAMPDGGTVGVEVRNALLEAEERPPLLPGPYVKVAVSDHGKGIPPAVLGWIFEPFFTTKPKGGGLGLATSFSIVRKHGGHIFVSSAEGKGTTFSVYLPAMSEDAALPDTKGHPELSAGQPHSLPSGRILVMDDEEAILILLSEMLQTKGFEVVTAEDGKEAIDHYKRAMNEGRPFDVVIMDLTVPGGMGGKETIQVLRELDPGIRAIVSSGYFTDPVMADYEKFGFSGVIPKPFPFADLYSLITRLMGEK; from the coding sequence ATGGACCTCCGGACCAAGACCCTGGTCATTATCGGGATATATCTCCTGCTGGTAATCGCCTCTTTCGTCGTCTATTCAGCGACCACATGGGAGCGGAGCTTTTCTTCCATCGAGTCGGGGGAGGTGCAGGACGATCTGCACCGGGTCGTGTTCGCCGTCGACCACGAGCGCTCGGACCTGGATTCCAGCCTCGCTGACTGGTCGATGTGGGACGATACCTATTATTTCTCGCTCGGTTCGAACCCCGGCTATGCCGAGAGCAACCTCATGCCCGCGACCTACCAGACCCTGGACCTGGATATGGTGCTTATCTACGACCCCGCCGGGGACCTGGTCTATGCCCGGGAGTACAACCCGTCGACGGGTGGCCTGGAGGACGTCCCTGCAGGCCTGGTCGAAGGCCTCGACCGTGACGCCTCGTTGTTCTCGTTCTCCCCCGCGGACGATACTGCCGCAGTTTCAGGGCTCTACTCTTTTGGCAACCGGACGGTCATCCTGGCCGCCCGCCCCATCCTCCAGAGCAACGGTGAAGGACCCGCGGAGGGCACCCTGGTGATGATCCGCTCATTCGACCAGGACTTCATGGGCTACCTCTCCGAATCCACGGGAGTTCAGGTCGCCCTCTACGCCCCCTGGGATATGGCAGGCAGCGGTGCGCTTGCCGCGGTCGGCGACAGGCTGGCCACAGACCCCTCCCCCCAGGTGGTTCCCGGAAATTCCACCTCGATATCCGCCTACATGCCCCTGGAAGGCCTGGTCCCCGGTGAAACCTCCTATATCCTGGCAATCACCGAGCCGAGGGTCATCTACCAGAGCGGACTCTCCACGATATGGTCGTTCATGGTGATCCTCCTCTTCTCAGGGCTGTTCTTCGGCCTGCTCGGGATCCTGGTCGTCGACCATACGGTGCTCCGCCGGCTGAATACCCTCCTCTCCGGGGTGCGGGAGGTCAAGGAGAAAGGTGGTGCCGCCAGGGTCCCCGCCCTGCCGGGAGATGACGAGCTCTCCCACCTCTCCGGAGAGATAAACGGGATGTTGGACACGATCTCCGCCATCCATGAACGGTACAGGAGCATTGTCGAGGACCAGACCGAATACATCTGCAGGTTCACCACGGACGGGGCCGTGACCTTCACGAACCCCGCGTTTTCCCGGGCTTTCTCAGGGCTCTCCCCGGCGGGGAAGTTCTCGTCCATCTACGACCTCCCGCCGGACATATTTTCCCGAGAAGAATTCCATACCGTCATCGGCGGCCTCTCCCCCGGTAAACCGATGGCATCGGGGAAGAACGAGTTCACCCTTTCCGGGGCGAGGACATGGGTGGCATGGACCATCAGGGGAATCTTCGATGATGAGGGGGTATTCCGGGAATACCAGTTCGTAGGGAGGGACGTAACCGCCGAAGAGGACGCGCTCGTCGAGATCCGGAATTACCGGGACCACCTCGAGGACCTCGTCCGGGAACGGACCGAGTCACTGATGGCGGCACAACAGGAATTACAGAAGGTAGAGAGAATGGAATCCATCGGCCTCCTTGCCGGGGGGATCGCCCACGACTTCAACAACCTCCTGTTCACCATCCTTGGAAACATCGAGATCATGGAGGATCGGCTGGAGCCGGACTCTCCTCTCCGCCCCCAGATCGCCAGGCTCCGCGGAGAGGTGCTCCGGGCCAGGTCGCTGACGTCCCAACTGCTCACGTTCTCCCGCGGCGGGGCCCCCATAAAGAAGCTCGCGGACATCACCGGAGTGGTGAGGGAGACCGCGGAATTCGTGTGCCGGGGCTCGAAGGTGAAATGCGATTTCACTGCCGGGGACAATGTGGCGGCGGTCTCTGCAGATACCGACCAGATCAGCCAGGTGGTCACCAACCTGGTGCTCAACGCAATCCAGGCCATGCCTGACGGGGGGACGGTGGGGGTTGAGGTCCGGAACGCACTGCTGGAAGCGGAAGAGCGGCCGCCACTCCTCCCCGGCCCCTACGTGAAGGTGGCGGTCAGCGACCACGGGAAGGGGATCCCTCCCGCCGTGCTCGGGTGGATCTTCGAACCGTTCTTCACTACCAAACCGAAGGGCGGAGGGCTCGGGCTCGCCACCTCGTTCTCCATCGTCAGGAAGCACGGAGGGCATATTTTCGTCTCTTCTGCAGAGGGAAAGGGGACGACGTTTTCAGTCTACCTCCCGGCAATGAGCGAAGATGCCGCCCTCCCCGATACGAAAGGGCATCCCGAATTATCGGCCGGGCAGCCGCACTCCCTGCCTTCCGGCAGGATCCTGGTGATGGACGATGAAGAAGCGATCCTTATCCTGCTCTCAGAGATGCTGCAGACAAAGGGCTTTGAGGTGGTCACCGCCGAAGACGGCAAAGAGGCGATCGACCACTACAAACGAGCGATGAACGAGGGTCGTCCGTTTGACGTGGTGATCATGGACCTCACGGTACCGGGGGGAATGGGCGGAAAAGAGACCATCCAGGTCCTGCGTGAACTGGACCCCGGGATCAGGGCGATCGTCTCAAGCGGGTACTTCACCGACCCGGTCATGGCCGATTACGAGAAGTTCGGGTTTTCCGGGGTTATCCCGAAACCGTTCCCCTTTGCTGACCTTTATTCCCTGATTACCCGGCTGATGGGAGAGAAATAG
- a CDS encoding manganese efflux pump MntP, translating into MDILTIVIIGIGLAMDCFAVALARGAKPGIDKVRLALMFALIFGLFQAGMTILGWAAGSLFIGIIAPYDHWIAFIILSVIGVKMVYEGLKEEHATESDAASFPGITSVLLLAVATSIDALAIGLGFAFLDIQIAIPSLIIGLISAIFAIAGVMMGTRLEKILGNKMEILGGIILIGIGIKIVLEHLM; encoded by the coding sequence ATGGATATTCTTACCATCGTCATCATCGGGATCGGCCTCGCGATGGATTGTTTTGCGGTCGCGCTCGCCCGGGGAGCGAAACCGGGGATCGACAAGGTCCGCCTTGCCCTCATGTTCGCGCTGATTTTCGGGTTGTTCCAGGCAGGGATGACCATTCTCGGCTGGGCTGCCGGATCCCTCTTCATCGGCATCATTGCACCCTACGATCACTGGATCGCGTTCATCATCCTCTCCGTAATCGGGGTGAAGATGGTCTATGAAGGGCTGAAGGAGGAACACGCCACGGAATCTGATGCCGCGTCTTTCCCTGGAATAACGTCGGTTCTTCTCCTCGCGGTGGCGACCAGTATCGATGCACTCGCGATTGGTCTCGGATTTGCGTTCCTCGATATCCAAATAGCCATTCCGAGCCTGATAATCGGATTAATTTCGGCAATCTTCGCCATCGCAGGGGTCATGATGGGGACCCGGCTCGAGAAGATTCTCGGGAACAAAATGGAGATCCTGGGGGGGATTATCCTCATTGGAATCGGGATCAAAATTGTTCTGGAACATCTCATGTAA
- a CDS encoding DUF2769 domain-containing protein — MERSEAVKLCMCRQCPTYIDCREEISFCMAVPSKSTCIKKEAGCLCPGCPVQEQEGFMHVYYCIRGNEQEQR, encoded by the coding sequence ATGGAGAGGAGCGAAGCGGTCAAACTCTGTATGTGCAGACAGTGTCCCACCTATATCGATTGCAGGGAGGAGATCTCGTTTTGCATGGCAGTCCCCAGTAAGAGCACCTGCATAAAAAAGGAAGCCGGGTGTCTCTGCCCGGGATGCCCGGTCCAGGAACAGGAGGGGTTCATGCATGTCTATTATTGCATCCGGGGAAACGAACAAGAGCAGCGATGA
- a CDS encoding NAD(P)H-dependent oxidoreductase, protein MSIIASGETNKSSDEPGKAWRCNVCGFIAGGDSPPDECPECASTDREFTVLSEPKKLTYDREKFDILLINGSNHRSNNTGYMMDLVEEVLKERGVKYRRYNLNEFRVDHCWCCYSMRDNACRYPCRNQHDDMPAFHEMVIASKAVIVGSPINWNNMSARLKDFLDRLNCIQNLYLLKRPGLTEGKIVGITVSGHEDGATKAAMDIYLYFQQMGYLLAPFGISYRTHGAQFNTITDPDFLRNDPMVIMKVKGMANNVVEMVKLDLEEKLKGKLVPVAE, encoded by the coding sequence ATGTCTATTATTGCATCCGGGGAAACGAACAAGAGCAGCGATGAACCGGGAAAAGCCTGGAGATGCAATGTATGCGGTTTCATAGCCGGGGGTGACTCTCCCCCGGACGAATGTCCGGAATGCGCCTCGACAGACAGGGAGTTCACGGTCCTGTCGGAGCCGAAAAAACTTACCTACGACAGGGAAAAGTTCGATATCCTCCTCATCAACGGCAGCAATCACCGCTCCAACAATACCGGGTACATGATGGACCTGGTCGAGGAGGTCTTGAAAGAGCGGGGAGTGAAGTACCGCCGATATAACCTGAATGAATTCCGGGTAGACCACTGCTGGTGCTGCTACAGCATGCGGGACAACGCCTGCCGGTACCCCTGCCGGAACCAGCACGATGACATGCCGGCATTTCACGAGATGGTCATCGCGTCAAAAGCAGTCATCGTGGGATCCCCGATCAACTGGAACAATATGTCGGCACGGCTCAAGGATTTTCTCGACCGTTTAAACTGCATCCAGAACCTGTACCTGCTAAAAAGGCCCGGGTTGACGGAGGGTAAGATTGTCGGGATCACGGTCTCGGGGCACGAGGACGGTGCGACAAAGGCGGCGATGGACATCTACCTGTACTTCCAGCAGATGGGATACCTGCTCGCACCGTTCGGGATCTCGTACCGGACGCACGGTGCCCAGTTCAACACGATAACCGATCCGGATTTCCTCCGAAATGACCCGATGGTAATAATGAAGGTCAAGGGAATGGCAAACAACGTCGTGGAGATGGTGAAACTCGACCTCGAGGAGAAACTGAAAGGAAAGCTGGTACCGGTCGCGGAGTGA
- a CDS encoding CHAT domain-containing tetratricopeptide repeat protein has product MGFFSWLKRKDESRESSESGGMQNSSERDLRNRCDLVLSLIEKGNFKKALPLADGVLEDISKYSGKESPDYAIALNNLAYIHLEVGNYATAESLFNQAITLWQQYGVEDHPDYATALDNLASIYQLKGNYQGAESLYKQAIGIRKKELGEDNPDYAMSLNNLGMLYRSLGNYEEAVPLIRQTIEIVRKTLGEDHPDHATYLNNLAELYREMGNAKAAEPLIFRAINIHKKTIGEDHPDIAIDLNNLALVYQDMGDYREAETYFQKSLSVVRKTLGQNHPEYALFLYNLANLYLESGDYESVEDPLQKSMEIWRRNGANSLEYARCLNTQAWLSRHMGHYQAAEPPLREAIEIYKSALGEDHPDYTQLLHNLADLCIATGRIDEGYRLMNIANKTETKLLEQVLVIGSDQQRLSFLDSIGGNYDKFLSVIFSFCSQSPPALSRAYELVLKRKAIGAEAFAVQRDAILGGKYPQFREQLGRLRELKMQIAQTILASPGIDHSDQQDGQLEEWKAESERIEFELADNAPEMKFELHLSDTDQKDIDKNLPPESVLLEFVCFDPFDFTALPSRGEPQWLEARYGVFIIKYGEPGKVQVKDLGKADEINSLILQFQTACAELDENYLASGGALYGKIINPLVPLIGDTQNLIIAPDGELNLLSFDALPITEGEYLIDKFHIFYISVGRDIIRFSARRLGKVGKPLVIANPAYDLSQGDEQTGLSTASFKNTFQDPGQRKLVERISRDIDRERLHFDPLPESKVEGEKIASMLNVNPLIGLDAVEGKIKSRSSPHILHIATHGFFLKNQYDDTKNESTSEKADLRRLSRLENPLLRSGLALAGVNTWARGGTLPPEAEDGLLNGEDVTGLDLTATDLVVLSACETGVGEVKKGEGVFGLRRAFILAGAKTLVMSLWSVEEDSTRTVMMDFYRRIQQGVPKADALREAKLALRKSYPHPFFWGPFICQGDPGPLSGIEELPDSD; this is encoded by the coding sequence GTGGGTTTTTTCTCTTGGCTGAAAAGAAAGGATGAATCACGGGAATCTTCAGAATCAGGTGGGATGCAGAACTCCTCCGAACGAGATCTACGAAACCGTTGCGACCTTGTTTTATCCTTAATTGAAAAAGGAAATTTTAAGAAAGCTTTGCCGCTCGCAGATGGGGTACTCGAAGATATCAGCAAGTATTCGGGAAAGGAAAGTCCGGATTATGCGATTGCCCTGAATAATTTGGCATACATTCACCTGGAGGTTGGTAATTATGCGACGGCAGAATCCTTATTTAACCAGGCAATAACCCTCTGGCAACAATACGGAGTTGAGGACCATCCGGACTACGCGACGGCCCTCGATAATTTGGCTTCAATTTATCAGCTAAAAGGGAATTATCAAGGCGCAGAATCTCTGTATAAGCAGGCTATCGGAATAAGGAAAAAAGAGCTCGGCGAGGATAACCCGGATTATGCAATGAGCCTGAACAACCTGGGAATGTTGTATCGAAGTCTGGGTAACTATGAAGAAGCAGTTCCACTGATCAGGCAGACAATAGAAATCGTCAGAAAGACACTCGGTGAAGATCATCCAGATCACGCAACATATCTGAACAATCTAGCTGAGTTATACAGAGAAATGGGAAATGCCAAAGCAGCCGAACCTCTAATATTTAGGGCAATCAATATCCATAAAAAAACAATTGGAGAAGATCACCCCGATATTGCAATAGATTTGAACAATCTTGCATTGGTCTACCAGGATATGGGTGACTATAGAGAAGCTGAAACTTATTTTCAAAAGTCACTCAGTGTAGTACGAAAGACTCTGGGTCAAAATCATCCTGAATATGCTTTATTCTTGTATAATCTTGCGAATTTATATTTGGAGAGTGGAGATTATGAATCGGTTGAGGATCCACTCCAGAAATCCATGGAAATCTGGAGGAGAAATGGGGCTAATAGCTTGGAATATGCTCGATGCCTGAATACACAGGCCTGGTTATCCAGACATATGGGTCATTATCAGGCTGCGGAACCACCACTTCGGGAGGCAATTGAGATATACAAGTCAGCCTTAGGTGAAGACCATCCGGATTATACTCAGCTCCTTCATAATCTGGCAGATCTGTGCATTGCGACGGGTCGGATTGATGAGGGTTATAGACTGATGAATATCGCAAACAAAACCGAAACCAAACTTCTTGAACAAGTACTGGTTATTGGTTCTGATCAACAAAGATTATCATTTTTAGATAGTATAGGAGGAAATTACGACAAATTTCTTTCCGTGATTTTTTCTTTCTGCTCTCAATCACCCCCCGCGCTATCAAGAGCGTATGAGCTGGTTCTTAAAAGAAAAGCTATTGGTGCCGAAGCGTTCGCGGTTCAAAGAGACGCCATCCTTGGAGGAAAATATCCTCAATTTAGAGAACAGCTTGGCAGATTGCGTGAGTTAAAAATGCAGATTGCTCAAACAATTCTCGCAAGTCCGGGAATTGATCATTCTGATCAACAGGATGGGCAATTGGAAGAATGGAAGGCCGAGAGTGAACGAATTGAATTTGAACTTGCTGATAACGCACCTGAAATGAAATTCGAATTGCATCTCTCGGATACCGATCAAAAAGACATTGACAAAAATCTTCCTCCTGAATCCGTTCTTCTTGAATTCGTTTGTTTCGATCCCTTTGATTTCACAGCATTACCCTCCCGTGGCGAACCACAGTGGTTAGAGGCAAGATATGGTGTATTTATTATAAAGTACGGAGAACCAGGGAAAGTCCAGGTAAAAGATCTTGGGAAAGCGGATGAAATTAACTCACTTATCCTCCAATTCCAGACCGCATGTGCTGAGTTGGATGAAAATTATCTCGCGTCTGGAGGTGCTCTCTATGGAAAAATTATCAACCCCCTGGTCCCCCTGATTGGAGATACTCAGAATCTAATAATCGCACCAGATGGAGAGTTGAATCTGCTCTCATTTGATGCACTGCCCATAACAGAAGGGGAATACCTCATCGATAAATTTCATATATTTTACATCAGCGTGGGGAGGGATATCATCCGGTTCTCTGCCCGGAGATTGGGAAAAGTGGGAAAACCACTGGTGATCGCGAATCCAGCGTATGATCTTTCTCAAGGGGATGAACAAACTGGGTTATCAACGGCGTCGTTCAAGAATACCTTTCAGGATCCTGGCCAGAGAAAACTAGTGGAGAGAATTTCGCGGGACATAGACAGAGAGCGTCTGCATTTTGATCCGCTTCCTGAATCGAAGGTGGAAGGAGAAAAAATCGCATCCATGCTGAACGTAAACCCACTCATCGGACTGGATGCGGTCGAAGGGAAAATAAAAAGCAGATCTTCCCCTCATATCCTCCATATCGCGACACATGGATTCTTCCTTAAAAATCAATATGATGACACGAAAAATGAATCTACTTCGGAAAAGGCTGATCTAAGACGACTGTCCAGGCTAGAGAATCCGCTTCTTCGGTCAGGACTTGCCCTGGCGGGTGTAAATACATGGGCGAGAGGCGGGACTTTACCTCCTGAAGCTGAGGATGGGCTCCTAAATGGAGAGGATGTGACGGGTCTTGACCTTACAGCGACAGATCTTGTGGTCCTATCGGCATGCGAGACTGGAGTGGGAGAAGTAAAGAAAGGAGAAGGTGTCTTTGGCCTTCGAAGGGCTTTCATACTTGCCGGAGCCAAGACACTCGTAATGAGTCTGTGGAGTGTGGAAGAAGACTCGACCCGCACAGTAATGATGGATTTTTATCGCAGGATTCAACAGGGGGTTCCAAAGGCCGATGCTCTTCGTGAAGCAAAACTTGCGCTTAGAAAGTCCTATCCCCATCCGTTTTTCTGGGGACCATTCATCTGTCAAGGCGATCCTGGTCCGCTGTCAGGGATAGAAGAACTGCCCGATTCGGATTAA
- a CDS encoding gasdermin: MGDKDSFQELLFSEKYVILKIPREGISPLMIIGREEQGDEFELFGTIEDMFTSEQALPKIGEDNVAVNISGKNTGRVSLSLGLKLMNTFLEAFQAKMGINVSSEKADTAEIIFSDVYSSMVMPLQVRHYVTNASLRYEEDRKLLDPKGKTFVITEVLKTALVKIKIYDRDGKSVGMEGEIGTPASGHFSAEKDNVKEKILSYEGDKKVIFAFRAIPIWYDGNRPVVGCFTIRGHDEDPKVEYLSVPPDSSITII; the protein is encoded by the coding sequence ATGGGAGACAAAGACTCTTTTCAGGAATTGTTGTTCTCTGAGAAATATGTTATTCTGAAAATACCCAGGGAAGGCATTTCACCGCTTATGATTATAGGAAGAGAAGAACAGGGAGATGAATTTGAACTGTTCGGAACAATTGAAGATATGTTTACGAGCGAGCAGGCGCTTCCAAAAATCGGGGAAGATAATGTGGCAGTTAATATCTCTGGTAAGAATACAGGTCGAGTAAGCCTTTCACTGGGCCTTAAACTCATGAATACATTTCTTGAAGCGTTTCAGGCGAAGATGGGGATCAATGTATCAAGTGAGAAAGCCGATACAGCGGAGATTATTTTTTCAGATGTTTATTCGAGTATGGTGATGCCCCTCCAGGTCAGACATTATGTAACAAATGCATCACTTAGGTATGAAGAAGACCGAAAATTGCTGGACCCTAAAGGAAAAACATTCGTGATAACTGAAGTGCTCAAGACCGCACTTGTAAAAATAAAAATATACGATCGTGATGGAAAATCAGTCGGGATGGAAGGGGAAATAGGAACCCCTGCTTCCGGGCACTTCTCTGCCGAAAAGGATAATGTGAAAGAGAAGATATTATCCTATGAAGGCGATAAGAAGGTGATTTTCGCATTTAGAGCGATTCCCATTTGGTATGACGGAAATAGACCTGTGGTCGGCTGTTTTACCATTAGAGGGCACGACGAGGATCCAAAGGTCGAATATCTAAGCGTACCCCCCGATTCCAGTATCACAATTATTTAA